One genomic segment of Flagellimonas marinaquae includes these proteins:
- a CDS encoding T9SS type B sorting domain-containing protein has protein sequence MLPQKTRHLLYVVLLVFISIFGSTVLAKTNVTRILVNLVSDTTESKTEKKVPSTTIQRASSEDIELFATAPMFATIINGANEEVVCPNDGSTLAKFFLCGTSDIRTLTLSQSGNLYEWQQLDPNSCAPTVVDDCPTINNACTWNTVGMDPTFDLSTAGEFRVRVDSGQYFYFKSTLNPLNPQLIKEDIICGNPGRVEVTNVPAGYEYSLNSAAGPFQDDPFFDITAAGDYRVYVRLKNVSATACVFPSNLVTVDDLDINVDVTANDILCSGELGSIDVAVSGVPGFYTYRLVKNGVTVDTFGPNGSDTYTFANVSPGTYSIRVETNNCSETITTDIDGDPITIGGGISPLAVSATASDSFGCGAASVNVNVVTNGGTAPYRFSVDGGPFGSTYTSSSTFSVTTAGTYNILVEDANGCQRTAAVDVEDIPPPIFSFTEEDANCGGANDGRITINVTSGFGYEILYSVDNGVTFQISNVFSNLAPGNYDVVLRYEQDSFSCTTTPQTATIGTPSTITATATPDSEPTCLDENGGQITISGVGGGTAPYEYSVGAGFSANPVFPNLGVGTYTPMIRDANGCVQALSDITFNALNKPSDIGFSISSLDCITTTATLDLTVTGGSGTYTYEIIAPAASAVNNGGSSTFPGLGLGTYTFRVTDDEGCSYDENYAITDISSIGVQGQQTKVVTCVGDSDGEGRFLVDGFNTTYSYSIDGGPVTTGQNSNILPLTGLTAGSYVILVTDEETNCTDTATLVIEEPATAFAIASLDVTDMSCQNGNIGAVRINTVGGWGGNRYTLTQPDGSTRGPKNGSTFSNLSQDGTYQVSVTDANGCTVTDSFTLTRLAAPTLTLDNVASDYCYDNFTAATLVVNASGGLAPYQYRINGGPLGASNSFAGLTPGTYTIQVVDANDCRDTVTATIEPQVMANATTIQELDCAGPPGQIQVDISNGYTSSGDYDIYEVSINGAPYTSDNNNIAGNSFVYNIPNDGSIISDTTFQFLITDARGCTTETNTVTISPPETIAGTAVATDTQCGDNTSGLVELIPDTTQGVPPYEFSNDNGATFSTQNIFSGYGPGVHGGFIIRDSRGCVSPAYSVTIAPSDPLDATATPTDAVCAIGSVNGSISTTINNGVGPYDYVLVDEFGGMVASSTGTASTTVNFPNLPIGNYTVITTDSQGCEDRDQVVIDQNQLNLTPLDAAPLLCSDTVFPYRVQASGGTGPYEFRLVGDPIWTPGTGAGNDIFDVTGLVVPGVTYFVEVRDALGCTYIQEIAPIGPVNPVAVTATSLSASCNVAGSGSIDYEVSGISAPGDFTVTLQNTDTGTTVSTQSFSGETIPYTDTFTSLAPGNYQIIVTDDTNGCSGSTLAFIDISSVSIAIDNFVEATCNVGALVTVRGFGSTGPYTYGYVPRGNPAPVTFTSETTFEIPGPYPNDYDFYVQDANGCTALTTLSVTQEAGVPNPVIDVVNQCTATSGYQINMVSPLSTGSGLPEETFQYDIGSGFQTGTTFIVPNPGSYVITVRDGNGCINTVTADVFDFFAISADATSYPTCNAGDGEITVNTTGGSGTFEYQLRDAATLTNIGPAQSTNIFTNVLPGDYNILVTDLNSNTMPLCSDEAIVNVSLVDTPVITATPSSDVTCFGADDGTITVELQPGSDTDTPISYILYQGSTSNIIAGPQGSPVFDNLQPDTYQVEVVSDRGCSDRTGNIIIDEPTELLVNAVNTEFSCNPSSNQFSTATITIYTDDNGDGTGAPTGSGSYTYSMNDGTPQFDGTNFQTSNTFEVIDNGTDQTIILTARDQNGCEETATVTINTPTDITFSYNVNQITCDASGAGVSPGSIDIIMNEGPGNYEVEILPLGSEPARSSGGSDRVSWDISTPGDYIFAVTDVGSGGCTYLTTTITMPEYNNIEAVISEVDPVTCFNGSDGSISLEINNYSGVYNYEVFTRDNAGVETSTGVTGTFDTNAPINSPEIIQNVPAGNLVVRIEALNTPFCDAVSNVTTVRSPDRALSVDAVQTSPVTCNVPGFGEITATGDGGWGTYEYQLVASDGTILVDYPNTNPVFENLSTDTYTVNVRDLRGCESTIDIDLPLPTPITADIQVVSPLACNNDNNAVIEAFNESGGQGIGNYLYQLNRITDGTNSGLQTTPRFANLSAGEYTITIFDGWNCSFTTLPIDIQDPEIVVAELVELQPPGCGNLGRMELTVTNPEPGVDYFYRRSGTTDPFVPFGAGMTSVEIAADITLDPGPFQYDVQNSNGCPFEKSNQISLDPAAPLVIDLDLTNATINCAGEATGIIRSEAFGGIGNYVYTLVNSNTLPPSTATIVRPAQSSGIFRELNPGTYYVFAQSGGCEAISDPIIIEPKDPLVLDYLEAVPVVCAGDMNGQIIIEASGGTGQIRYSISDTLSEFFEGDDPVNPNRKTFTDLAPRTYDIIIQDDLGCTITRTVEITQPMELVAGVVNTTPETCMGDANGTLTLEVTGGTAPYFTSVNSADDADFVQNDSLFFDNLQGGETYVIFVRDANGCQTNVIAEIGIGIDIVAEPMVEYGCEGIFPNSTTTITIEDQSQLSDLLFSLDVDDITLATTQRTFGNLPAGEHTVYVYHANGCVTFVEFEIDAYEPLTLEATKTGPDEITAIATGGFGGYEYFFQGESYGEVNTFNVTVDSNITIMVRDQNGCEATLIMPFDFEGMPEMPNFFTPDGDNMNDYWYPENREYFPFIDVIIYDRYGRVVARLDQVKKWDGTYEGKPLPTGDYWYVVYANDNEKQQFVGHFTLYRE, from the coding sequence GTCGCTGTTTCCGGAGTACCGGGTTTTTATACCTATCGATTGGTTAAAAATGGGGTTACTGTGGACACCTTCGGTCCTAACGGATCGGATACATACACTTTTGCAAATGTAAGCCCCGGAACATATAGTATTCGGGTGGAAACCAATAACTGTTCGGAAACCATTACAACCGATATTGATGGTGACCCCATAACAATCGGTGGAGGTATAAGTCCTTTGGCCGTTTCTGCAACCGCATCGGATAGTTTTGGTTGTGGAGCTGCTTCTGTAAATGTGAACGTGGTCACCAATGGAGGAACCGCACCTTACCGTTTTAGTGTGGATGGAGGGCCATTTGGTTCTACCTACACCTCTAGCTCCACCTTTTCCGTAACTACCGCAGGTACATATAATATATTGGTGGAGGATGCCAATGGATGCCAACGAACCGCAGCAGTGGATGTAGAGGATATACCACCGCCAATTTTTAGTTTTACAGAAGAAGATGCCAATTGCGGAGGAGCCAATGATGGAAGGATTACCATAAATGTGACCAGTGGTTTTGGATACGAAATACTGTATAGTGTAGATAACGGAGTTACTTTTCAGATAAGTAATGTATTCTCCAATTTAGCCCCGGGAAATTACGATGTTGTGCTCCGGTACGAGCAAGACTCGTTCTCCTGTACTACAACGCCACAAACGGCAACTATCGGTACACCGTCAACAATTACCGCTACAGCTACCCCGGACAGCGAACCGACCTGTTTGGACGAAAATGGAGGACAGATCACCATTTCGGGAGTAGGTGGAGGAACGGCTCCTTATGAGTATAGTGTTGGGGCCGGTTTTAGTGCAAATCCGGTATTTCCCAATTTGGGAGTTGGAACTTATACACCAATGATTCGTGATGCCAATGGCTGTGTACAGGCGCTTTCCGATATCACCTTTAATGCTTTGAACAAGCCATCGGATATCGGTTTTAGTATTTCCAGTTTGGATTGTATCACCACAACCGCCACTTTGGACTTAACGGTTACAGGAGGTTCGGGAACCTATACTTATGAGATTATCGCCCCTGCAGCCAGTGCAGTAAACAATGGAGGCAGCAGCACGTTCCCAGGTTTGGGATTAGGGACCTATACTTTTAGGGTGACCGATGATGAAGGCTGTTCGTATGATGAAAATTATGCCATTACAGATATTAGTTCCATTGGGGTGCAAGGACAACAGACCAAAGTAGTTACCTGTGTTGGCGATTCTGATGGTGAGGGACGTTTTTTGGTGGATGGATTCAATACCACATATAGTTATAGTATTGACGGAGGTCCGGTAACCACGGGCCAGAACAGCAATATTTTACCGTTAACGGGATTAACAGCAGGTAGTTATGTAATTTTAGTGACCGATGAAGAAACCAATTGTACCGATACGGCAACTTTGGTCATCGAAGAACCAGCCACGGCATTTGCAATAGCTAGTCTCGATGTTACCGATATGAGCTGTCAAAACGGAAACATAGGAGCAGTTCGTATCAATACCGTTGGCGGTTGGGGCGGTAATCGGTATACTTTGACCCAGCCCGATGGATCTACTCGTGGGCCCAAAAATGGCAGTACATTCTCCAATTTGTCCCAAGATGGAACCTATCAAGTAAGTGTAACGGATGCCAACGGATGTACCGTGACCGACAGTTTTACATTGACTCGACTCGCTGCACCGACTTTGACTCTGGACAATGTGGCATCGGACTATTGTTATGATAACTTTACAGCGGCAACGTTGGTGGTAAACGCTTCTGGTGGTTTGGCGCCCTATCAATATAGGATCAATGGAGGTCCCTTGGGAGCTAGCAATAGTTTTGCGGGACTAACCCCGGGAACCTATACCATTCAAGTAGTGGATGCCAACGATTGTAGAGACACCGTAACGGCAACTATAGAACCACAGGTAATGGCCAATGCAACCACCATCCAAGAATTGGATTGTGCAGGACCTCCTGGTCAGATTCAGGTGGATATAAGCAATGGATATACCTCTTCTGGAGATTATGATATATATGAAGTGAGCATCAATGGTGCTCCATATACTTCAGATAACAACAATATTGCAGGAAACTCTTTTGTGTACAATATTCCCAACGATGGTTCCATAATTTCGGATACCACCTTCCAGTTCTTGATTACAGATGCTAGAGGATGTACTACAGAGACCAATACTGTGACCATTTCCCCGCCAGAAACCATTGCTGGAACGGCAGTGGCCACGGATACTCAATGTGGGGATAATACCAGTGGATTGGTAGAATTGATTCCTGACACTACTCAGGGCGTTCCGCCATATGAGTTCAGTAACGATAATGGAGCGACCTTTAGCACACAAAATATATTTTCTGGTTACGGACCTGGTGTGCATGGTGGATTTATAATCAGGGATAGCCGAGGATGTGTGAGTCCGGCATATTCGGTAACCATAGCACCAAGTGATCCATTAGATGCAACAGCTACCCCAACAGATGCCGTTTGTGCGATAGGATCTGTGAATGGATCTATATCCACTACCATAAACAATGGTGTAGGACCATATGATTATGTTTTAGTGGATGAATTTGGGGGAATGGTAGCGTCTTCTACAGGAACGGCAAGTACAACGGTAAACTTCCCGAATCTACCCATAGGTAACTATACCGTAATTACTACAGATTCTCAAGGGTGTGAGGACAGAGATCAGGTAGTTATTGATCAAAACCAGCTCAATCTTACGCCTTTGGATGCAGCACCGCTATTGTGTTCCGATACTGTATTTCCATATAGGGTTCAGGCCTCGGGAGGAACAGGGCCTTATGAATTCAGATTAGTGGGAGACCCTATTTGGACCCCAGGAACAGGAGCAGGTAATGATATTTTCGATGTAACCGGACTTGTGGTGCCTGGAGTAACTTACTTTGTGGAAGTAAGGGACGCTTTGGGCTGTACCTATATTCAAGAAATAGCTCCAATTGGCCCTGTAAATCCCGTGGCCGTTACGGCAACCTCTTTGTCTGCATCGTGTAATGTGGCGGGCAGTGGTTCTATTGATTATGAAGTTTCTGGAATTTCGGCACCAGGGGACTTTACGGTAACCCTGCAAAATACAGATACGGGAACAACGGTTTCTACCCAATCATTCAGCGGAGAAACCATACCTTATACGGATACATTTACAAGTTTGGCACCCGGGAACTATCAGATTATAGTTACAGACGACACTAATGGTTGTAGTGGAAGTACTTTAGCTTTTATTGATATTAGTTCGGTATCTATTGCCATCGATAATTTTGTGGAGGCCACCTGTAACGTCGGGGCATTGGTCACCGTAAGAGGTTTTGGGAGTACAGGCCCATATACCTACGGTTATGTGCCAAGAGGGAACCCTGCGCCAGTAACATTTACCTCCGAAACAACATTTGAAATACCGGGTCCGTACCCGAACGATTATGATTTTTATGTGCAGGATGCCAATGGGTGTACTGCGCTCACAACACTTTCCGTTACTCAAGAAGCAGGGGTGCCCAACCCTGTGATCGATGTAGTCAATCAATGTACAGCAACAAGTGGTTATCAAATTAATATGGTATCCCCACTTTCAACAGGTTCGGGATTGCCAGAAGAAACTTTTCAGTACGATATTGGTAGTGGATTCCAGACCGGGACAACATTTATAGTGCCCAATCCAGGAAGCTACGTCATCACGGTTAGGGATGGTAATGGATGTATCAATACGGTAACGGCAGATGTATTCGATTTCTTTGCGATCAGTGCCGATGCTACCTCGTACCCGACCTGTAACGCAGGCGATGGTGAGATAACCGTGAATACCACTGGGGGAAGTGGCACTTTTGAATATCAATTGAGAGATGCCGCCACATTGACCAATATTGGTCCAGCGCAGAGCACCAATATTTTTACGAACGTGTTACCGGGAGATTACAATATTCTGGTTACGGATTTAAACTCCAACACTATGCCTTTGTGTTCCGATGAAGCGATAGTAAACGTTTCTTTGGTGGACACTCCAGTGATTACGGCGACACCAAGCAGCGATGTTACTTGTTTTGGGGCGGATGACGGGACGATAACTGTGGAACTTCAACCGGGAAGTGACACCGATACGCCTATCAGCTATATTTTGTATCAAGGATCAACATCAAATATTATTGCCGGGCCACAGGGTTCACCTGTGTTCGATAATCTTCAGCCCGATACCTATCAGGTAGAAGTGGTTTCGGATAGAGGCTGTTCCGATCGAACAGGCAACATCATTATAGATGAACCTACCGAATTATTGGTGAATGCTGTCAATACCGAATTTAGCTGTAACCCATCGAGTAATCAATTTAGTACGGCAACCATAACTATTTATACCGATGATAATGGAGATGGCACCGGCGCCCCAACAGGTTCGGGTTCCTATACGTATAGCATGAATGATGGTACGCCACAATTTGATGGCACCAATTTCCAGACCAGCAATACCTTTGAAGTTATTGATAATGGTACGGACCAAACCATTATTCTGACCGCCAGAGATCAAAATGGATGTGAAGAAACCGCCACGGTAACCATCAATACGCCAACAGACATTACCTTTAGTTACAATGTGAACCAAATTACTTGCGATGCTTCAGGAGCAGGTGTAAGTCCCGGTTCTATTGATATTATTATGAACGAAGGCCCAGGAAATTATGAAGTGGAAATCTTGCCGTTAGGTTCGGAGCCCGCACGAAGTTCAGGCGGTAGCGATAGGGTAAGCTGGGATATTTCCACACCAGGTGATTATATTTTTGCAGTAACCGATGTAGGCAGCGGGGGATGTACATATTTGACCACTACGATCACTATGCCCGAATACAACAATATTGAGGCGGTAATCTCAGAAGTAGATCCTGTAACCTGTTTTAATGGTAGTGACGGTTCCATAAGTCTGGAAATAAATAATTATAGCGGAGTTTATAATTATGAGGTTTTCACACGAGACAATGCAGGAGTTGAAACATCCACAGGGGTCACGGGAACTTTTGATACCAATGCACCGATAAACAGCCCTGAAATTATTCAAAATGTACCTGCCGGAAACTTGGTGGTCAGGATCGAAGCCTTGAATACTCCATTTTGTGATGCGGTAAGTAATGTTACTACCGTTCGTTCCCCCGATAGAGCGCTATCGGTGGATGCGGTTCAGACATCACCGGTTACCTGTAATGTGCCCGGTTTTGGTGAAATAACTGCTACTGGTGATGGGGGATGGGGTACCTATGAATATCAATTGGTAGCATCGGATGGTACTATTTTGGTGGATTATCCGAACACCAACCCCGTTTTTGAAAACTTGTCTACGGATACCTACACCGTAAATGTGCGTGATTTGAGAGGTTGTGAATCTACAATCGACATTGACCTACCATTGCCCACACCAATAACTGCAGATATCCAAGTGGTAAGCCCATTGGCCTGTAACAACGATAACAATGCCGTAATCGAAGCATTCAACGAATCTGGAGGACAGGGAATTGGAAACTACTTATATCAATTGAATAGAATTACGGACGGTACCAATAGTGGTCTTCAAACCACACCGAGATTTGCCAATTTGTCTGCAGGAGAATATACCATAACCATTTTTGATGGGTGGAACTGTAGTTTTACAACCCTTCCCATTGATATTCAAGACCCCGAAATCGTAGTTGCCGAACTAGTGGAATTACAACCACCGGGATGCGGAAATTTAGGTAGAATGGAACTTACTGTGACCAATCCAGAACCAGGAGTGGATTATTTTTATAGAAGATCGGGAACCACTGACCCATTTGTGCCTTTCGGGGCTGGAATGACCAGCGTAGAGATTGCCGCAGATATAACCTTGGATCCAGGGCCGTTCCAGTACGATGTTCAAAATTCCAATGGATGTCCATTTGAGAAATCCAACCAAATCTCGTTAGATCCAGCTGCACCTTTGGTAATCGATTTGGATTTGACCAACGCCACCATTAATTGTGCTGGAGAGGCAACGGGAATAATACGATCTGAAGCTTTTGGGGGTATCGGAAACTATGTATATACCTTGGTAAACTCCAATACGTTGCCTCCATCGACTGCAACAATTGTTCGTCCTGCACAAAGCTCGGGTATCTTTAGGGAGTTGAATCCCGGTACGTATTATGTTTTTGCTCAAAGTGGAGGATGCGAGGCCATATCCGATCCTATTATCATTGAACCAAAAGACCCTTTGGTATTGGATTATTTGGAAGCTGTACCGGTAGTTTGTGCGGGAGATATGAATGGACAGATTATTATTGAGGCCAGTGGGGGAACCGGACAAATTAGATATTCCATTTCGGATACCTTAAGTGAATTTTTTGAAGGGGATGATCCAGTAAATCCAAATAGAAAAACCTTTACGGACTTGGCACCTCGCACGTACGACATCATCATTCAAGATGATTTGGGTTGTACCATAACAAGAACAGTAGAGATTACCCAGCCCATGGAGTTGGTAGCAGGAGTGGTCAATACCACGCCCGAAACCTGTATGGGCGATGCCAACGGAACCCTGACCCTTGAAGTGACCGGAGGTACCGCTCCTTATTTTACTAGTGTAAATTCTGCCGACGATGCGGATTTCGTTCAAAACGATAGTTTGTTCTTTGATAATCTTCAGGGAGGTGAAACCTATGTCATATTTGTTAGGGATGCCAATGGTTGTCAAACCAATGTTATTGCGGAAATAGGAATAGGGATAGATATTGTTGCGGAACCAATGGTTGAATATGGTTGTGAGGGAATATTTCCCAATAGCACTACGACCATAACTATTGAGGACCAGTCCCAGTTGTCGGATTTATTGTTTTCTTTAGATGTGGACGATATTACATTGGCTACCACTCAAAGAACGTTCGGGAATCTTCCGGCTGGAGAGCATACTGTATATGTATACCATGCCAACGGATGTGTCACTTTTGTGGAATTTGAAATAGATGCATATGAACCGCTCACATTGGAAGCCACAAAAACCGGTCCAGATGAAATTACGGCCATTGCCACCGGTGGTTTTGGTGGATATGAATATTTCTTCCAAGGAGAATCCTACGGAGAGGTGAATACCTTTAATGTCACAGTTGACTCAAACATAACGATTATGGTGCGAGATCAAAATGGATGTGAAGCAACACTGATAATGCCGTTTGATTTTGAAGGAATGCCGGAAATGCCGAACTTCTTTACTCCAGATGGAGATAATATGAACGACTATTGGTATCCGGAAAATCGTGAATACTTCCCATTTATCGATGTAATTATATATGATAGGTACGGTAGAGTGGTGGCCCGCTTAGATCAAGTTAAAAAATGGGATGGCACGTATGAAGGTAAGCCTTTGCCCACTGGGGATTATTGGTATGTGGTTTATGCCAACGACAATGAAAAGCAACAGTTCGTAGGACACTTTACGTTGTACCGGGAGTAA
- a CDS encoding site-specific integrase, which yields MRNSNTLKVLLFTRDISNNPQNLTIYARITVNGKRAEISLKRYVSVNEWDENKGRLHGLTHKARLLNSYLDEVYATIMDTHKVLLREEKVITAQSIKARYLGQDEQHSTLHELIEYHNKTQKSVLRPGTMKNYYGTKKYLLRFLESKYKLPDIRLKQLNYKFITDFEHYLLNGPQLQKGKKCTNNGAMKHLERLMKMVKLGVKLEWLDKDPFINYKLRFHKTERSYLTERELRLIEETDFTGAGYEKVKDAFLFACYTGLSYIDVRELEKNQLVLGIDGNQWIYTKREKTSESVKLPLLPKAKEIIEKYWDSPETDTKILPVLSNQKTNKYLKEIAKACGIYKTISFHSARHTFATTVTLSNGVPIETVSKMLGHTKLSTTQIYARVLEHKIGEDMQNLIDHMNQKEHKRQSGIEKSIQNYD from the coding sequence ATGCGCAATTCCAACACTTTAAAAGTACTTCTCTTCACTCGGGACATTTCAAATAACCCCCAAAACTTGACCATTTATGCCCGTATCACGGTCAATGGGAAGAGGGCAGAAATCAGTCTGAAACGGTATGTTTCGGTGAATGAATGGGACGAAAACAAGGGAAGGCTCCATGGACTTACCCATAAGGCCCGTTTATTGAACAGCTATCTTGATGAGGTGTATGCTACAATAATGGACACCCATAAGGTATTGTTGCGGGAGGAAAAGGTGATCACGGCACAGTCAATCAAAGCCCGTTATCTAGGGCAGGACGAGCAACATAGTACCCTTCATGAACTTATCGAGTACCATAATAAAACCCAAAAGAGTGTACTCCGCCCCGGAACGATGAAGAACTATTATGGGACCAAAAAGTATCTACTACGTTTTTTGGAATCCAAATACAAACTCCCCGACATCCGATTGAAACAATTGAACTATAAGTTCATTACCGATTTTGAACACTATCTATTGAACGGCCCGCAGCTCCAAAAGGGAAAGAAATGTACCAATAATGGGGCGATGAAACATTTGGAGCGTTTGATGAAAATGGTCAAGCTGGGCGTTAAGTTGGAATGGTTGGACAAAGACCCCTTCATTAACTATAAGCTCCGGTTTCATAAAACTGAACGAAGTTACCTTACGGAAAGGGAACTTAGGCTCATTGAAGAAACGGACTTCACCGGGGCAGGCTATGAAAAAGTTAAGGATGCTTTCCTTTTCGCCTGTTATACTGGCCTATCTTATATCGATGTTCGGGAACTTGAAAAGAACCAACTGGTACTTGGTATTGATGGAAATCAATGGATCTATACCAAAAGGGAAAAAACATCGGAAAGTGTAAAACTTCCCCTATTGCCCAAAGCAAAAGAAATCATCGAAAAGTATTGGGACAGTCCAGAGACCGATACAAAAATTCTACCTGTGCTTTCCAACCAGAAGACAAACAAATATCTAAAGGAAATTGCTAAGGCCTGTGGTATTTACAAAACCATATCCTTTCATTCAGCCAGGCACACTTTTGCAACAACGGTAACCCTTTCCAATGGTGTACCAATTGAAACAGTTTCCAAAATGCTCGGTCATACCAAACTGTCCACTACCCAGATCTATGCAAGGGTACTGGAACATAAGATAGGTGAGGACATGCAAAACCTAATAGACCATATGAACCAAAAGGAACATAAAAGGCAATCGGGGATTGAAAAGAGTATTCAGAACTACGACTGA
- a CDS encoding BfmA/BtgA family mobilization protein — translation MEKQETNDRTKKGTGGYSNITIKKETATRFRIYSKRFSKSHSEVLDGMIQYFKENNLDPFGGGTKIILDSIKKLERQMMKKFDRLIAIIKNMEKTSIRPTYEMVLILYEAYVKDGRKPRWEPVQIQEERMDFLEPRNTVTKTEHDRMLQEFNRYKKHCNEILSSVEKVEPMMGKPYLKINMGIGDFESLKYQLK, via the coding sequence ATGGAAAAGCAAGAAACCAATGACAGAACAAAGAAAGGGACAGGTGGTTATTCCAATATCACCATAAAGAAAGAAACGGCCACACGCTTTCGCATCTATTCCAAAAGATTCAGCAAATCCCATAGCGAGGTATTGGATGGAATGATACAATACTTCAAGGAGAACAACCTTGACCCTTTTGGTGGGGGAACAAAGATCATCCTTGACAGTATCAAAAAGTTGGAGCGTCAGATGATGAAAAAATTCGATAGGCTCATCGCCATTATCAAAAACATGGAAAAGACCAGTATCCGGCCCACCTATGAAATGGTGCTCATTCTTTATGAGGCCTATGTAAAGGATGGGAGGAAGCCTAGATGGGAACCTGTCCAAATTCAGGAAGAACGAATGGATTTTCTGGAGCCTAGGAATACCGTTACGAAAACGGAGCATGATAGAATGCTGCAAGAATTCAATAGATATAAAAAGCACTGCAATGAAATCCTCAGCAGTGTTGAAAAGGTGGAGCCTATGATGGGAAAGCCCTATCTCAAGATCAATATGGGCATCGGGGATTTTGAAAGCCTGAAATACCAATTAAAATAA
- the mobB gene encoding MobB family relaxase, whose product MYLTISAQKMGSTYNSSVGNYVDYLEKENQERLPEQREEFFDQENDSVSPQTVIDEIDANTAKLRQKDPKFYSIVVSPNKRELQSIGNDPNMLREYTRKLMEDYAKSFHRNQEVKTENLKYYAKIEHERTYRGFDKQVQENAPYRGEIARLRNEIRKVERGESIGNVKELEKSIKEQERLAPHKQNEQLVAAGMKKEGPQTHIHIIVSRRDVTNTYTLSPMAKHKASEVELNGKIVKRGFDRDSFYQAAEKTFDKTTGFKRNYVESYVGRKAHTKEPGKFFAKVMGLPTKEKDMAFKLLKTMGVKAPSIPTNKVQIAAKIIKALGRGIDKARGAGEDMGY is encoded by the coding sequence ATGTACCTAACCATCTCAGCACAGAAAATGGGAAGTACCTACAACTCCAGTGTAGGGAACTATGTGGACTATCTGGAAAAGGAGAACCAAGAAAGGTTGCCCGAACAAAGGGAAGAATTCTTTGACCAAGAAAATGACAGCGTAAGCCCTCAAACGGTCATTGATGAAATAGATGCCAATACGGCCAAACTAAGGCAGAAAGACCCGAAATTCTATTCCATAGTGGTCAGTCCCAATAAAAGGGAATTACAGTCCATCGGAAATGACCCAAACATGCTCAGGGAATATACAAGGAAGCTCATGGAGGACTATGCCAAGAGTTTCCATCGCAACCAAGAGGTCAAGACCGAAAACCTGAAATATTACGCCAAGATAGAGCATGAACGCACCTATCGGGGCTTCGATAAGCAGGTTCAGGAAAATGCACCTTACCGCGGGGAAATAGCAAGGCTCAGGAACGAGATACGGAAGGTGGAACGGGGCGAATCCATCGGGAATGTCAAGGAGCTTGAAAAAAGTATCAAAGAGCAAGAAAGATTGGCCCCACATAAACAGAACGAGCAATTGGTGGCCGCAGGGATGAAAAAAGAAGGGCCACAGACCCATATCCATATCATAGTGAGTAGAAGAGACGTTACGAACACCTATACGCTTTCCCCAATGGCGAAGCACAAGGCATCCGAAGTTGAACTGAACGGGAAGATAGTCAAGAGAGGCTTTGATAGGGACAGTTTTTACCAAGCAGCAGAGAAGACTTTCGATAAAACAACGGGATTCAAACGGAATTATGTGGAATCCTATGTTGGGAGAAAGGCCCATACCAAGGAACCGGGAAAGTTCTTTGCGAAGGTCATGGGATTGCCCACAAAGGAAAAGGACATGGCCTTTAAACTACTTAAAACAATGGGCGTAAAAGCTCCAAGTATACCGACCAATAAAGTGCAAATTGCTGCCAAGATCATCAAAGCCCTTGGAAGGGGCATTGATAAGGCAAGGGGAGCGGGTGAGGATATGGGCTATTGA